One segment of Carya illinoinensis cultivar Pawnee chromosome 13, C.illinoinensisPawnee_v1, whole genome shotgun sequence DNA contains the following:
- the LOC122292088 gene encoding uncharacterized protein LOC122292088 isoform X3, which yields MATPAIVSKSGKKRKRKRPAAERKLGIGERVEVRSDEDGFQGSWHPGTVIACYNQGRRVKYDHILCNDGSDNLVDAVHVSPLLDGIDFANANSHTYRGSIRPLPPHVEFNKCGLPYGLCVDVYYQDAWWEGVVFDRNEGSDERRIFFPDLGDELKTGINMFRITQDWSEVTENWQPRGTWLFLQLIEEYEQEAYLGISVKQIWYDLRGKKGFGEIKVWTCTRKDLWKELMLQVMDENLSIILKDVFWVFNPWGLLQEISGGLVSARTTVEVDMSPEANLANSLAIVPAENELCSDSFIDQEKPSVDGLFSTLDVDESDIKVLADSNVPCHSKAVCLVAENLPVLHSNPDGISSTNSVTIGEELSSTNSHKINWNPKFLTLRKTKYWLPAGPDLLPGAAFCPIAITDYAHLSMNNRKPGNSLTTNVRKHLSYLGWKIEYMRDGGINRLRYTSPDGKCYYSLRQVCDDMRESSTEMISLISDSQRSLHILPDHKTRTLRLKASLTKLKRRKVFGRLPNLRNGLQSHCPTRILLSSKRVQQVVTPRSSHHNPRTVLCWLIDNNVVLPRAKVHYCSRDSHHSMAEGRITRAGIKCSCCEMVFTLHNFEVHAGSKNHRPAANIFLEDGRSLLDCQMQLMRAQKIGSFMRKLEDRIEENSHQGKNDNICSVCHYGGELILCDNCPSAFHTGCLNLKDVPDGDWFCPSCCCGICGQKKFRSNCEHLVDDTILTCNQCGRKYHIGCLRNRGADKLEIYPEDKWFCCKKCEQIFLGLQKTLGKPSPVGEGTLSWTLLKPMTPDSHDVEALSENYSKLSVALGVLHECFEPIKEPRTCTDLVEDVIFSRGSELNRLNFQGFYTVLLERNDEMIAVASVRIYGGKVAEIPLVGTRLRYRRRGMCRILMNELEKKLMELEVERLFLPASPSVLNTWTTSFGFTKMTSLERFLFLDYTFLDFPDTVMCQKLLRKNPPTDSSPSRGTILIWMCSVPYLKYINQNKWMRARLSNRD from the exons ATGGCAACGCCGGCGATCGTATCAAAATCTGGGAAAAAGAGAAAGCGAAAGAGGCCAGCCGCAGAAAGAAAGCTCGGCATAGGTGAAAGAGTGGAG GTAAGGAGCGATGAAGATGGGTTTCAAGGCTCATGGCATCCTGGGACTGTTATCGCATGTTATAACCAAGGTCGTCGTGTTAAATACGACCATATCCTATGCAACGACGGGTCTGATAATCTTGTGGATGCTGTGCATGTTTCGCCTTTATTGGACGGCATTGATTTTGCCAATGCGAACAGCCACACTTATCGTGGGTCTATAAGGCCGTTGCCACCTCATGTGGAGTTTAATAAGTGTGGCCTTCCCTATGGTCTGTGTGTGGATGTGTATTACCAGGACGCTTGGTGGGAAGGTGTGGTTTTTGATCGTAATGAAGGTTCGGATGAGAGAAGGATTTTCTTTCCTGATTTAGGTGACGAATTAAAGACAGGAATTAACATGTTTAGAATAACTCAGGACTGGAGTGAGGTTACAGAGAATTGGCAGCCTCGTGGGACCTGGTTATTTCTCCAGTTGATTGAGGAATATGAACAAGAGGCATATCTTGGCATTTCGGTGAAGCAAATATGGTATGACTTACGAGGGAAAAAAGGTTTTGGGGAGATTAAGGTTTGGACCTGTACCAGGAAAGACTTGTGGAAAGAGTTGATGTTGCAGGTCATGGATGAGAACTTGAGTATCATCCTAAAAGATGTATTTTGGGTTTTCAATCCCTGGGGCTTGTTACAAGAAATCAGTGGAGGATTGGTGTCGGCTAGAACTACCGTTGAAGTTGATATGAGCCCTGAAGCAAATTTGGCTAACTCTCTTGCTATTGTCCCTGCTGAGAATGAGTTGTGTAGTGATTCATTTATCGATCAAGAGAAACCTTCTGTGGATGGATTATTTTCTACTTTGGATGTTGATGAGTCGGATATAAAAGTTTTAGCCGACTCAAATGTTCCTTGCCATAGTAAAGCAGTGTGTCTGGTAGCTGAGAATTTGCCGGTATTGCATTCCAATCCAGATGGAATTTCTAGCACCAACTCAGTGACGATTGGTGAAGAACTCTCTAGTACTAATTCTCATAAGATCAATTGGAATCCCAAATTTTTGACACTAAGAAAAACTAAATATTGGCTGCCTGCTGGCCCTGATTTACTTCCTGGAGCTGCATTCTGTCCAATTGCTATTACTGATTATGCACATTTAAGTATGAATAACAGAAAGCCTGGGAATTCTTTAACCACAAATGTGCGGAAGCATCTATCATACCTGGGTTGGAAAATTGAGTATATGAGAGATGGGGGCATAAATAGACTACGCTATACCTCACCTGATGGGAAATGTTACTATTCACTTCGTCAGGTCTGTGATGATATGAGGGAATCCAGCACAGAGATGATCTCTTTAATCTCAGACAGCCAGAGAAGTTTGCATATCTTACCTGATCATAAGACTCGTACATTGAGGTTAAAAGCCAGCCTTACaaagttaaaaagaagaaaggtgTTTGGACGATTGCCAAATTTAAGAAATGGTCTGCAAAGTCATTGTCCAACCCGTATCCTTTTATCAAGCAAAAGAGTACAGCAGGTGGTTACTCCTAGATCCTCACACCACAATCCTCGAACTGTACTCTGTTGGCTGATAGACAACAACGTGGTGTTGCCGAGAGCAAAAGTACATTACTGTAGCAGAGATAGCCACCATTCAATGGCAGAAGGGCGGATAACTCGTGCTGGAATAAAGTGCAGCTGTTGTGAGATGGTGTTTACTCTTCATAACTTTGAAGTTCATGCTGGCAGCAAAAACCACAGACCAGCTGCTAATATTTTTCTGGAAGATGGCAGGTCTCTGTTAGATTGTCAAATGCAATTGATGCGCGCTCAGAAGATAGGAAGCTTCATGAGAAAACTGGAAGATAGGATAGAGGAAAATTCTCATCAAGGCAAGAATGACAACATTTGTTCTGTTTGTCACTATGGCGGtgaattgattttatgtgataaCTGCCCATCTGCATTTCATACAGGCTGCCTCAATTTGAAG gatgttccagatggtgattggtTCTGCCCATCATGTTGTTGTGGAATTTGTGGGCAAAAGAAATTCAGAAGCAACTGTGAACATCTGGTTGATGACACTATTCTCACATGCAATCAGTGTGGGCGTAAAT ATCACATTGGCTGCTTAAGAAATAGAGGAGCCGATAAGCTGGAAATATATCCTGAAGACAAATGGTTTTGCTGCAAAAAGTGTGAACAG ATATTTTTGGGCCTCCAAAAGACTTTAGGCAAACCAAGTCCAGTGGGTGAGGGTACTCTGTCTTGGACATTATTAAAGCCAATGACGCCTGATAGTCATGATGTTGAGGCCTTGTCAGAGAATTATAGCAAGCTTAGTGTTGCTCTCGGTGTGCTGCATGAGTGTTTCGAACCTATTAAGGAACCTCGCACTTGCACAGATCTTGTTGAAGATGTTATTTTTAGCAGAGG GTCCGAGCTTAACCGTTTGAATTTTCAAGGGTTCTACACAGTGCTTTTGGAGAGAAATGATGAAATGATTGCTGTGGCTTCTGTAAG GATCTATGGAGGGAAGGTGGCAGAAATACCGCTTGTTGGGACTAGACTCCGATATCGTCGACGTGGAATGTGCCGCATCTTGATGAATGAGCTGGAAAAG AAGCTCATGGAACTCGAAGTGGAGAGGCTTTTTTTGCCTGCAAGTCCTAGTGTTCTGAACACGTGGACTACTTCTTTTGGGTTTACAAAGATGACAAGTTTGGAGAGATTTCTATTTTTGGATTATACTTTCTTGGATTTCCCAGATACCGTTATGTGCCAGAAACTCCTAAGAAAGAACCCTCCAACTGATTCAAGCCCATCAAGAG GGACGATACTGATTTGGATGTGTTCAGTGCCGTATCTGAAGTATATCAATCAGAACAAGTGGATGAGAGCACGTTTGTCAAACAGGGATTAG
- the LOC122292088 gene encoding uncharacterized protein LOC122292088 isoform X2, with translation MATPAIVSKSGKKRKRKRPAAERKLGIGERVEVRSDEDGFQGSWHPGTVIACYNQGRRVKYDHILCNDGSDNLVDAVHVSPLLDGIDFANANSHTYRGSIRPLPPHVEFNKCGLPYGLCVDVYYQDAWWEGVVFDRNEGSDERRIFFPDLGDELKTGINMFRITQDWSEVTENWQPRGTWLFLQLIEEYEQEAYLGISVKQIWYDLRGKKGFGEIKVWTCTRKDLWKELMLQVMDENLSIILKDVFWVFNPWGLLQEISGGLVSARTTVEVDMSPEANLANSLAIVPAENELCSDSFIDQEKPSVDGLFSTLDVDESDIKVLADSNVPCHSKAVCLVAENLPVLHSNPDGISSTNSVTIGEELSSTNSHKINWNPKFLTLRKTKYWLPAGPDLLPGAAFCPIAITDYAHLSMNNRKPGNSLTTNVRKHLSYLGWKIEYMRDGGINRLRYTSPDGKCYYSLRQVCDDMRESSTEMISLISDSQRSLHILPDHKTRTLRLKASLTKLKRRKVFGRLPNLRNGLQSHCPTRILLSSKRVQQVVTPRSSHHNPRTVLCWLIDNNVVLPRAKVHYCSRDSHHSMAEGRITRAGIKCSCCEMVFTLHNFEVHAGSKNHRPAANIFLEDGRSLLDCQMQLMRAQKIGSFMRKLEDRIEENSHQGKNDNICSVCHYGGELILCDNCPSAFHTGCLNLKDVPDGDWFCPSCCCGICGQKKFRSNCEHLVDDTILTCNQCGRKYHIGCLRNRGADKLEIYPEDKWFCCKKCEQIFLGLQKTLGKPSPVGEGTLSWTLLKPMTPDSHDVEALSENYSKLSVALGVLHECFEPIKEPRTCTDLVEDVIFSRGSELNRLNFQGFYTVLLERNDEMIAVASVRIYGGKVAEIPLVGTRLRYRRRGMCRILMNELEKKLMELEVERLFLPASPSVLNTWTTSFGFTKMTSLERFLFLDYTFLDFPDTVMCQKLLRKNPPTDSSPSRGTEHDLVCGTRDDTDLDVFSAVSEVYQSEQVDESTFVKQGLVTHQRRW, from the exons ATGGCAACGCCGGCGATCGTATCAAAATCTGGGAAAAAGAGAAAGCGAAAGAGGCCAGCCGCAGAAAGAAAGCTCGGCATAGGTGAAAGAGTGGAG GTAAGGAGCGATGAAGATGGGTTTCAAGGCTCATGGCATCCTGGGACTGTTATCGCATGTTATAACCAAGGTCGTCGTGTTAAATACGACCATATCCTATGCAACGACGGGTCTGATAATCTTGTGGATGCTGTGCATGTTTCGCCTTTATTGGACGGCATTGATTTTGCCAATGCGAACAGCCACACTTATCGTGGGTCTATAAGGCCGTTGCCACCTCATGTGGAGTTTAATAAGTGTGGCCTTCCCTATGGTCTGTGTGTGGATGTGTATTACCAGGACGCTTGGTGGGAAGGTGTGGTTTTTGATCGTAATGAAGGTTCGGATGAGAGAAGGATTTTCTTTCCTGATTTAGGTGACGAATTAAAGACAGGAATTAACATGTTTAGAATAACTCAGGACTGGAGTGAGGTTACAGAGAATTGGCAGCCTCGTGGGACCTGGTTATTTCTCCAGTTGATTGAGGAATATGAACAAGAGGCATATCTTGGCATTTCGGTGAAGCAAATATGGTATGACTTACGAGGGAAAAAAGGTTTTGGGGAGATTAAGGTTTGGACCTGTACCAGGAAAGACTTGTGGAAAGAGTTGATGTTGCAGGTCATGGATGAGAACTTGAGTATCATCCTAAAAGATGTATTTTGGGTTTTCAATCCCTGGGGCTTGTTACAAGAAATCAGTGGAGGATTGGTGTCGGCTAGAACTACCGTTGAAGTTGATATGAGCCCTGAAGCAAATTTGGCTAACTCTCTTGCTATTGTCCCTGCTGAGAATGAGTTGTGTAGTGATTCATTTATCGATCAAGAGAAACCTTCTGTGGATGGATTATTTTCTACTTTGGATGTTGATGAGTCGGATATAAAAGTTTTAGCCGACTCAAATGTTCCTTGCCATAGTAAAGCAGTGTGTCTGGTAGCTGAGAATTTGCCGGTATTGCATTCCAATCCAGATGGAATTTCTAGCACCAACTCAGTGACGATTGGTGAAGAACTCTCTAGTACTAATTCTCATAAGATCAATTGGAATCCCAAATTTTTGACACTAAGAAAAACTAAATATTGGCTGCCTGCTGGCCCTGATTTACTTCCTGGAGCTGCATTCTGTCCAATTGCTATTACTGATTATGCACATTTAAGTATGAATAACAGAAAGCCTGGGAATTCTTTAACCACAAATGTGCGGAAGCATCTATCATACCTGGGTTGGAAAATTGAGTATATGAGAGATGGGGGCATAAATAGACTACGCTATACCTCACCTGATGGGAAATGTTACTATTCACTTCGTCAGGTCTGTGATGATATGAGGGAATCCAGCACAGAGATGATCTCTTTAATCTCAGACAGCCAGAGAAGTTTGCATATCTTACCTGATCATAAGACTCGTACATTGAGGTTAAAAGCCAGCCTTACaaagttaaaaagaagaaaggtgTTTGGACGATTGCCAAATTTAAGAAATGGTCTGCAAAGTCATTGTCCAACCCGTATCCTTTTATCAAGCAAAAGAGTACAGCAGGTGGTTACTCCTAGATCCTCACACCACAATCCTCGAACTGTACTCTGTTGGCTGATAGACAACAACGTGGTGTTGCCGAGAGCAAAAGTACATTACTGTAGCAGAGATAGCCACCATTCAATGGCAGAAGGGCGGATAACTCGTGCTGGAATAAAGTGCAGCTGTTGTGAGATGGTGTTTACTCTTCATAACTTTGAAGTTCATGCTGGCAGCAAAAACCACAGACCAGCTGCTAATATTTTTCTGGAAGATGGCAGGTCTCTGTTAGATTGTCAAATGCAATTGATGCGCGCTCAGAAGATAGGAAGCTTCATGAGAAAACTGGAAGATAGGATAGAGGAAAATTCTCATCAAGGCAAGAATGACAACATTTGTTCTGTTTGTCACTATGGCGGtgaattgattttatgtgataaCTGCCCATCTGCATTTCATACAGGCTGCCTCAATTTGAAG gatgttccagatggtgattggtTCTGCCCATCATGTTGTTGTGGAATTTGTGGGCAAAAGAAATTCAGAAGCAACTGTGAACATCTGGTTGATGACACTATTCTCACATGCAATCAGTGTGGGCGTAAAT ATCACATTGGCTGCTTAAGAAATAGAGGAGCCGATAAGCTGGAAATATATCCTGAAGACAAATGGTTTTGCTGCAAAAAGTGTGAACAG ATATTTTTGGGCCTCCAAAAGACTTTAGGCAAACCAAGTCCAGTGGGTGAGGGTACTCTGTCTTGGACATTATTAAAGCCAATGACGCCTGATAGTCATGATGTTGAGGCCTTGTCAGAGAATTATAGCAAGCTTAGTGTTGCTCTCGGTGTGCTGCATGAGTGTTTCGAACCTATTAAGGAACCTCGCACTTGCACAGATCTTGTTGAAGATGTTATTTTTAGCAGAGG GTCCGAGCTTAACCGTTTGAATTTTCAAGGGTTCTACACAGTGCTTTTGGAGAGAAATGATGAAATGATTGCTGTGGCTTCTGTAAG GATCTATGGAGGGAAGGTGGCAGAAATACCGCTTGTTGGGACTAGACTCCGATATCGTCGACGTGGAATGTGCCGCATCTTGATGAATGAGCTGGAAAAG AAGCTCATGGAACTCGAAGTGGAGAGGCTTTTTTTGCCTGCAAGTCCTAGTGTTCTGAACACGTGGACTACTTCTTTTGGGTTTACAAAGATGACAAGTTTGGAGAGATTTCTATTTTTGGATTATACTTTCTTGGATTTCCCAGATACCGTTATGTGCCAGAAACTCCTAAGAAAGAACCCTCCAACTGATTCAAGCCCATCAAGAG GAACAGAGCATGATCTTGTCTGTGGAACCAGGGACGATACTGATTTGGATGTGTTCAGTGCCGTATCTGAAGTATATCAATCAGAACAAGTGGATGAGAGCACGTTTGTCAAACAGGGATTAGTGAC
- the LOC122292088 gene encoding uncharacterized protein LOC122292088 isoform X1: MATPAIVSKSGKKRKRKRPAAERKLGIGERVEVRSDEDGFQGSWHPGTVIACYNQGRRVKYDHILCNDGSDNLVDAVHVSPLLDGIDFANANSHTYRGSIRPLPPHVEFNKCGLPYGLCVDVYYQDAWWEGVVFDRNEGSDERRIFFPDLGDELKTGINMFRITQDWSEVTENWQPRGTWLFLQLIEEYEQEAYLGISVKQIWYDLRGKKGFGEIKVWTCTRKDLWKELMLQVMDENLSIILKDVFWVFNPWGLLQEISGGLVSARTTVEVDMSPEANLANSLAIVPAENELCSDSFIDQEKPSVDGLFSTLDVDESDIKVLADSNVPCHSKAVCLVAENLPVLHSNPDGISSTNSVTIGEELSSTNSHKINWNPKFLTLRKTKYWLPAGPDLLPGAAFCPIAITDYAHLSMNNRKPGNSLTTNVRKHLSYLGWKIEYMRDGGINRLRYTSPDGKCYYSLRQVCDDMRESSTEMISLISDSQRSLHILPDHKTRTLRLKASLTKLKRRKVFGRLPNLRNGLQSHCPTRILLSSKRVQQVVTPRSSHHNPRTVLCWLIDNNVVLPRAKVHYCSRDSHHSMAEGRITRAGIKCSCCEMVFTLHNFEVHAGSKNHRPAANIFLEDGRSLLDCQMQLMRAQKIGSFMRKLEDRIEENSHQGKNDNICSVCHYGGELILCDNCPSAFHTGCLNLKDVPDGDWFCPSCCCGICGQKKFRSNCEHLVDDTILTCNQCGRKYHIGCLRNRGADKLEIYPEDKWFCCKKCEQIFLGLQKTLGKPSPVGEGTLSWTLLKPMTPDSHDVEALSENYSKLSVALGVLHECFEPIKEPRTCTDLVEDVIFSRGSELNRLNFQGFYTVLLERNDEMIAVASVRIYGGKVAEIPLVGTRLRYRRRGMCRILMNELEKKLMELEVERLFLPASPSVLNTWTTSFGFTKMTSLERFLFLDYTFLDFPDTVMCQKLLRKNPPTDSSPSRGTEHDLVCGTRDDTDLDVFSAVSEVYQSEQVDESTFVKQGLVTTAGTKGGGSISPVDTVDQQCLSETSRECLLEAANFDKTGGKKSDSDFKCYKRRRVSSHRS, translated from the exons ATGGCAACGCCGGCGATCGTATCAAAATCTGGGAAAAAGAGAAAGCGAAAGAGGCCAGCCGCAGAAAGAAAGCTCGGCATAGGTGAAAGAGTGGAG GTAAGGAGCGATGAAGATGGGTTTCAAGGCTCATGGCATCCTGGGACTGTTATCGCATGTTATAACCAAGGTCGTCGTGTTAAATACGACCATATCCTATGCAACGACGGGTCTGATAATCTTGTGGATGCTGTGCATGTTTCGCCTTTATTGGACGGCATTGATTTTGCCAATGCGAACAGCCACACTTATCGTGGGTCTATAAGGCCGTTGCCACCTCATGTGGAGTTTAATAAGTGTGGCCTTCCCTATGGTCTGTGTGTGGATGTGTATTACCAGGACGCTTGGTGGGAAGGTGTGGTTTTTGATCGTAATGAAGGTTCGGATGAGAGAAGGATTTTCTTTCCTGATTTAGGTGACGAATTAAAGACAGGAATTAACATGTTTAGAATAACTCAGGACTGGAGTGAGGTTACAGAGAATTGGCAGCCTCGTGGGACCTGGTTATTTCTCCAGTTGATTGAGGAATATGAACAAGAGGCATATCTTGGCATTTCGGTGAAGCAAATATGGTATGACTTACGAGGGAAAAAAGGTTTTGGGGAGATTAAGGTTTGGACCTGTACCAGGAAAGACTTGTGGAAAGAGTTGATGTTGCAGGTCATGGATGAGAACTTGAGTATCATCCTAAAAGATGTATTTTGGGTTTTCAATCCCTGGGGCTTGTTACAAGAAATCAGTGGAGGATTGGTGTCGGCTAGAACTACCGTTGAAGTTGATATGAGCCCTGAAGCAAATTTGGCTAACTCTCTTGCTATTGTCCCTGCTGAGAATGAGTTGTGTAGTGATTCATTTATCGATCAAGAGAAACCTTCTGTGGATGGATTATTTTCTACTTTGGATGTTGATGAGTCGGATATAAAAGTTTTAGCCGACTCAAATGTTCCTTGCCATAGTAAAGCAGTGTGTCTGGTAGCTGAGAATTTGCCGGTATTGCATTCCAATCCAGATGGAATTTCTAGCACCAACTCAGTGACGATTGGTGAAGAACTCTCTAGTACTAATTCTCATAAGATCAATTGGAATCCCAAATTTTTGACACTAAGAAAAACTAAATATTGGCTGCCTGCTGGCCCTGATTTACTTCCTGGAGCTGCATTCTGTCCAATTGCTATTACTGATTATGCACATTTAAGTATGAATAACAGAAAGCCTGGGAATTCTTTAACCACAAATGTGCGGAAGCATCTATCATACCTGGGTTGGAAAATTGAGTATATGAGAGATGGGGGCATAAATAGACTACGCTATACCTCACCTGATGGGAAATGTTACTATTCACTTCGTCAGGTCTGTGATGATATGAGGGAATCCAGCACAGAGATGATCTCTTTAATCTCAGACAGCCAGAGAAGTTTGCATATCTTACCTGATCATAAGACTCGTACATTGAGGTTAAAAGCCAGCCTTACaaagttaaaaagaagaaaggtgTTTGGACGATTGCCAAATTTAAGAAATGGTCTGCAAAGTCATTGTCCAACCCGTATCCTTTTATCAAGCAAAAGAGTACAGCAGGTGGTTACTCCTAGATCCTCACACCACAATCCTCGAACTGTACTCTGTTGGCTGATAGACAACAACGTGGTGTTGCCGAGAGCAAAAGTACATTACTGTAGCAGAGATAGCCACCATTCAATGGCAGAAGGGCGGATAACTCGTGCTGGAATAAAGTGCAGCTGTTGTGAGATGGTGTTTACTCTTCATAACTTTGAAGTTCATGCTGGCAGCAAAAACCACAGACCAGCTGCTAATATTTTTCTGGAAGATGGCAGGTCTCTGTTAGATTGTCAAATGCAATTGATGCGCGCTCAGAAGATAGGAAGCTTCATGAGAAAACTGGAAGATAGGATAGAGGAAAATTCTCATCAAGGCAAGAATGACAACATTTGTTCTGTTTGTCACTATGGCGGtgaattgattttatgtgataaCTGCCCATCTGCATTTCATACAGGCTGCCTCAATTTGAAG gatgttccagatggtgattggtTCTGCCCATCATGTTGTTGTGGAATTTGTGGGCAAAAGAAATTCAGAAGCAACTGTGAACATCTGGTTGATGACACTATTCTCACATGCAATCAGTGTGGGCGTAAAT ATCACATTGGCTGCTTAAGAAATAGAGGAGCCGATAAGCTGGAAATATATCCTGAAGACAAATGGTTTTGCTGCAAAAAGTGTGAACAG ATATTTTTGGGCCTCCAAAAGACTTTAGGCAAACCAAGTCCAGTGGGTGAGGGTACTCTGTCTTGGACATTATTAAAGCCAATGACGCCTGATAGTCATGATGTTGAGGCCTTGTCAGAGAATTATAGCAAGCTTAGTGTTGCTCTCGGTGTGCTGCATGAGTGTTTCGAACCTATTAAGGAACCTCGCACTTGCACAGATCTTGTTGAAGATGTTATTTTTAGCAGAGG GTCCGAGCTTAACCGTTTGAATTTTCAAGGGTTCTACACAGTGCTTTTGGAGAGAAATGATGAAATGATTGCTGTGGCTTCTGTAAG GATCTATGGAGGGAAGGTGGCAGAAATACCGCTTGTTGGGACTAGACTCCGATATCGTCGACGTGGAATGTGCCGCATCTTGATGAATGAGCTGGAAAAG AAGCTCATGGAACTCGAAGTGGAGAGGCTTTTTTTGCCTGCAAGTCCTAGTGTTCTGAACACGTGGACTACTTCTTTTGGGTTTACAAAGATGACAAGTTTGGAGAGATTTCTATTTTTGGATTATACTTTCTTGGATTTCCCAGATACCGTTATGTGCCAGAAACTCCTAAGAAAGAACCCTCCAACTGATTCAAGCCCATCAAGAG GAACAGAGCATGATCTTGTCTGTGGAACCAGGGACGATACTGATTTGGATGTGTTCAGTGCCGTATCTGAAGTATATCAATCAGAACAAGTGGATGAGAGCACGTTTGTCAAACAGGGATTAGTGAC
- the LOC122292989 gene encoding gibberellin 2-beta-dioxygenase 6-like has product MCRSRYVPKIENMSESEVNFDSYPPVFRQLKQHTQDIDTVGAINQVPDSDPIPVIDLQCLDLDQLGEVCRDWGLFRLVNHGVPPTLLSQLQDYAKKLFSLPFESKQAIFSSPLSYFWGTPVLTPSGAALQIVPQNVNWVEGLNAPLLQLSQLQAEDPVLASFGLLLEEYGKHLSRLATTIFEAMVMKLNLNSEESKSNLSESTGFVRVYRYPQCFVANSAWGMDVHTDSSVLSILNQPEVGGLEVLKDKEWIQVRPVSNTLIVNLGDMMQAISNDEYKSVEHRVKASKHKERISICYFVFPGEGTVIRSSKYRPFTYSDFRAQVQEDVKSVGFKVGLERFKLTETS; this is encoded by the exons ATGTGTCGCTCGCGATATGTGCCAAA GATTGAAAACATGTCTGAATCTGAAGTGAACTTTGATTCCTACCCTCCTGTCTTTCGCCAGTTGAAGCAGCATACCCAGGACATTGACACAGTCGGTGCTATAAACCAGGTCCCAGATTCAGACCCTATACCTGTCATAGATCTCCAATGCTTAGACCTTGACCAGCTTGGGGAGGTTTGCAGAGATTGGGGTCTTTTTCGTTTGGTCAATCATGGGGTTCCTCCAACCCTTCTGAGCCAACTTCAAGACTATGCCAAGAAGCTTTTTTCTCTTCCCTTTGAATCCAAGCAGGCCATATTTAGCAGCCCTTTGTCATACTTTTGGGGCACCCCTGTCCTCACTCCTTCTGGTGCAGCCCTACAGATAGTTCCCCAGAATGTCAATTGGGTTGAAGGGCTCAATGCTCCTCTTCTTCAACTCTCGCAATTGCAAGCTGAAGATCCTGTACTTGCTTCTTTCGG ACTGCTACTAGAAGAATATGGAAAGCACCTGTCGAGACTTGCTACAACCATATTCGAAGCTATGGTGATGAAACTCAATCTAAATTCAGAAGAATCCAAGTCCAACCTATCAGAATCCACAGGATTTGTTCGTGTTTATCGCTACCCACAATGCTTTGTGGCTAACTCTGCCTGGGGCATGGACGTGCACACAGACAGCTCGGTTCTGTCCATATTGAACCAACCCGAAGTGGGTGGCCTCGAAGTCCTCAAGGACAAGGAATGGATCCAAGTTAGACCTGTTTCCAACACACTGATTGTCAATCTTGGAGATATGATGCAG GCAATAAGCAATGACGAGTACAAGAGTGTGGAGCACAGAGTGAAGGCAAGCAAACATAAAGAGAGGATCTCAATCTGCTACTTTGTGTTCCCAGGTGAAGGCACTGTGATTCGAAGCTCCAAGTATAGACCATTTACATACAGTGACTTCCGAGCACAAGTGCAAGAAGACGTTAAGAGCGTTGGGTTTAAGGTTGGGCTTGAAAGATTCAAGCTTACTGAGACCTCTTGA